One region of Wyeomyia smithii strain HCP4-BCI-WySm-NY-G18 chromosome 3, ASM2978416v1, whole genome shotgun sequence genomic DNA includes:
- the LOC129728994 gene encoding zinc finger protein 681-like codes for MDFNLQEVLDEISSVNFMLDEFHRYNIITSNSSPDSYDRMSSASLEGCDLSSDEQYVTLTPVQSPIVIDGAVSEIPDSNVYQILVAPNWQEIGSQNAGSYTTLASVESCGQDYNSAYNQIYDPVKREPNIVEYFSTFVESPSAVCDENQKPVDGYVTYSIASPVEETPTVSSQNLTISESTDEQSIEVPQNKLHRMPRRINRFTYDTKLYCKLCEKEFGRKASLQLHNVIYHASARPFRCETCGKYFVTEAQLAKHKLNHDPKNKKFSCSQCEKSYVHEKDRDRHFTAHHGTPAHQCKYCRKRFTRRDHMLAHEQAHEDQGSVELHRGRRRRKMPGGNGKLMAAYEIQN; via the coding sequence ATGGATTTCAATCTACAGGAAGTTTTGGATGAAATATCCAGTGTGAATTTCATGTTAGATGAGTTTCACCGGTATAATATTATAACATCTAACTCGTCACCTGACAGTTACGATCGAATGTCGAGCGCATCATTGGAAGGATGTGATCTATCAAGTGACGAGCAATACGTCACATTAACACCCGTGCAGAGCCCCATAGTCATTGATggtgcagtttctgagataccAGACAGCAATGTTTACCAAATTCTGGTAGCGCCCAACTGGCAGGAAATCGGAAGCCAGAATGCAGGAAGTTACACTACGTTAGCATCAGTGGAATCATGCGGACAGGATTACAACTCAGCGTACAACCAAATATATGATCCTGTTAAACGAGAACCGAATATCGTCGAATACTTTTCAACATTTGTAGAAAGCCCTTCCGCGGTGTGCGATGAGAATCAGAAACCTGTTGATGGTTATGTAACCTATTCAATTGCTTCACCAGTCGAAGAAACTCCAACAGTTTCGTCCCAAAACCTAACAATTTCGGAGAGCACCGACGAACAATCCATTGAAGTACCTCAAAATAAACTACACCGTATGCCACGTAGGATAAATCGCTTCACATACGACACCAAACTGTATTGTAAGTTGTGCGAGAAGGAATTCGGCCGCAAAGCAAGCCTTCAACTACATAACGTCATTTACCATGCCAGTGCTCGACCATTTCGATGTGAAACCTGTGGCAAGTATTTCGTGACCGAGGCGCAGCTAGCAAAACATAAGTTGAACCACGACCCAAAGAACAAGAAATTTTCTTGCTCCCAATGCGAGAAGTCTTACGTTCATGAGAAGGACCGCGACCGACACTTTACGGCCCATCATGGAACGCCAGCTCATCAGTGTAAATATTGTCGTAAACGTTTCACCCGCCGAGATCATATGTTGGCTCACGAGCAGGCACATGAAGACCAAGGTTCAGTGGAGTTGCATCGGGGTCGCCGTCGTCGGAAGATGCCTGGTGGTAATGGAAAACTGATGGCAgcatatgaaattcaaaattag
- the LOC129728997 gene encoding zinc finger protein 681-like encodes MDFNLQEVLDEISSVNFMLDEFHRYNIITPNSSPDSYDRMSSTSLEGCDLSSDEQYVTLTPVQSPIVIDGAVSEIPDSNVYQILVAPNWQEIGSQNAGSYTTLASVESCGQDYNSAYNQIYDPVKREPNIVEYFSTFVESPSAVCDENQKPVDGYVTYSIASPVEETPTVSSQNLTISESTDEQSIEVPQNKLHRMPRRINRFTYDTKLYCKLCEKEFGRKASLQLHNVIYHASARPFRCETCGKYFVTEAQLAKHKLNHDPKNKKFSCSQCEKSYVHVKDRDRHFTAHHGTPAHQCKYCRKRFTRRDHMLAHEQAHEDQGSVELHRGRRRRKMPGGNGKLMAAYEIQN; translated from the coding sequence ATGGATTTCAATCTACAGGAAGTTTTGGATGAAATATCCAGTGTGAATTTCATGTTAGATGAGTTTCACCGGTATAATATTATAACACCTAACTCGTCACCTGACAGTTACGATCGAATGTCGAGCACATCATTGGAAGGATGTGATCTATCAAGTGACGAGCAATACGTCACATTAACACCCGTGCAGAGCCCCATAGTCATTGATggtgcagtttctgagataccAGACAGCAATGTTTACCAAATTCTGGTAGCGCCCAACTGGCAGGAAATCGGAAGCCAGAATGCAGGAAGTTACACTACGTTAGCATCAGTGGAATCATGCGGACAGGATTACAACTCAGCGTACAACCAAATATATGATCCTGTTAAACGAGAACCGAATATCGTCGAATACTTTTCAACATTTGTAGAAAGCCCTTCCGCGGTGTGCGATGAGAATCAGAAACCTGTTGATGGTTATGTAACCTATTCAATTGCTTCACCAGTCGAAGAAACTCCAACAGTTTCGTCCCAAAACCTAACAATTTCGGAGAGCACCGACGAACAATCCATTGAAGTACCTCAAAATAAACTACACCGTATGCCACGTAGGATAAATCGCTTCACATACGACACCAAACTGTATTGTAAGTTGTGCGAGAAGGAATTCGGCCGCAAAGCAAGCCTTCAACTACATAACGTCATTTACCATGCCAGTGCTCGACCATTTCGATGTGAAACCTGTGGCAAGTATTTCGTGACCGAGGCGCAGCTAGCAAAACATAAGTTGAACCACGACCCAAAGAACAAGAAATTTTCTTGCTCCCAATGCGAGAAGTCTTACGTTCATGTGAAGGACCGCGACCGACACTTTACGGCCCATCATGGAACGCCAGCTCATCAGTGTAAATATTGTCGTAAACGTTTCACCCGCCGAGATCATATGTTGGCTCACGAGCAGGCACATGAAGACCAAGGTTCAGTGGAGTTGCATCGGGGTCGCCGTCGTCGGAAGATGCCTGGTGGTAATGGAAAACTGATGGCAgcatatgaaattcaaaattag
- the LOC129728998 gene encoding zinc finger protein OBI1-like gives MDLSLQEILEDLSSVDMPSIIPNFNSILDDLRRFDIPTPESSPNSYDGMSSATSPREQQYVTLTPPQSPLEIYDAAAVIPGIEDVTIWQDSGNSSMGSYATTTTEEPYGQDVTHQPSIIEYFSSFAQEISSSCDVTQEPIYITWSVVLPVEEAPPVSATSQTQQLIEVPQNELQSKPQRTAHITYGTELYCKQCNKEFGRKGSLQQHIRRFHASERPFRCGTCGKRFVTEEQLAKHKLRHDPKNRQFPCPQCEKSYAHVKDRDRHFDAHHGTPAHQCKYCGKRFTRRDHLLAHEQAHEKQGLMELQRGRRRRKVPGGNGVLMPIDV, from the coding sequence ATGGATCTGAGTCTACAAGAAATTCTAGAAGATTTATCCAGTGTTGACATGCCGTCCATCATACCAAATTTCAATTCCATATTGGATGATCTTCGACGATTTGATATTCCAACACCGGAGTCGTCACCTAACAGTTACGATGGAATGTCGAGCGCAACGTCACCCAGGGAACAACAATACGTTACGTTGACACCCCCGCAAAGTCCTTTGGAAATCTACGATGCAGCAGCTGTGATACCAGGAATTGAGGATGTTACAATCTGGCAAGATTCCGGAAACTCGAGTATGGGAAGTTATGCTACGACGACAACAGAGGAGCCCTACGGACAGGATGTTACACATCAACCGAGTATCATCGagtatttttcatcatttgcaCAAGAGATTTCGTCGTCGTGCGATGTGACTCAGGAACCTATTTACATAACCTGGTCAGTTGTTTTGCCAGTCGAAGAGGCTCCACCAGTTTCGGCCACATCACAAACTCAACAACTCATCGAAGTGCCCCAGAATGAGCTGCAGAGTAAACCGCAAAGGACGGCCCACATTACCTACGGTACTGAATTATACTGTAAGCAGTGCAATAAGGAATTCGGCCGCAAGGGGAGTCTTCAACAGCATATCCGCAGGTTTCATGCCAGCGAACGGCCATTTCGATGTGGAACCTGTGGCAAGAGATTTGTGACCGAGGAACAGTTAGCAAAACATAAGCTGAGGCATGATCCcaaaaataggcaatttcccTGCCCGCAATGCGAGAAGTCCTACGCTCATGTGAAGGACCGCGACCGACACTTTGACGCCCATCATGGAACGCCAGCTCATCAGTGCAAGTACTGTGGGAAGCGTTTCACACGTCGGGATCACTTGTTGGCTCACGAGCAGGCTCATGAAAAGCAGGGTTTGATGGAGTTGCAACGTGGTCGCCGTCGTCGGAAGGTGCCTGGCGGCAATGGAGTGCTTATGCCAATAGATGTatga